Genomic DNA from Macadamia integrifolia cultivar HAES 741 chromosome 6, SCU_Mint_v3, whole genome shotgun sequence:
AGCGAGCGGAATCTTCTTCTGTGGATCGTAAGGGATTCCCGGTGTGATGGCCTTGACGAACTTCATCCTCACGGTGGCGGGTGTGGGTGCCGTTGTTCTACTCTTCAGGGGCGATGTCAAGCACTCTGCTGCAACCTTCAGACGAAACGTTCGTCAGATTCGccagtggcttgaagaagaATCGTCTGCTTCTACTTCCAAGTAAGCTTCTCTTTTCATctctttaaaccctaaaccactgGCGACCTCGACCTGGAGTTttgctctctccctcttcttaaTAGTTTAAGCAGCCGATTGCTGCTTCTTTCATAGTGatccaaagaaggaaaattagcGGAACCTTAATTATGAATTATTGTTGaatttcagagagagaggcTCCAATTATCTGCTCGTGTCCCTCTTCTGTCTCATTTCTAGGGTTGTTATTGCCTGGGAAAATGCAGCTGACTATAGTACTTCCTTCAAGCTCCCAAGCTTCCAAATCTGGCTTAGCAAAGGTTCTACCTTTGGAATCTAGATGGACTCCTAAAAGCTGAAAATACCCATGCACATAAATGCTTCACCTGTCCGAAAGGATCCCCCTCACTatgaagtgattttttttttttttcttgttgatttAAACCACTATGGAGTCTCCTCAACCGAGGGCTCAACCATCTTGATCAGACCATCATGGAAACTGCTACCATCTTCCCTTGATCAGGCTATCTTGCCAAAGTTAATACTTTTAGATTGGTTCTTTGTAACCTTACGCTGAAACACTGTGCTTATCCTTTATGGAATCTGTGTGCCACACCCACCAATTCAAGATCTAGTACTTTTGCCTcttggaaacttttttttttttttttttttNNNNNNNNNNNNNNNNNNNNttttgggggggtgggggtggggtggggggtggcgTCTTCAAGCTGAGGCAAGATGCTGCTGTGATCTTCAGCTACCAGCCAACATGGTGCTTCCTCTAGGTCACCAGAAATTTTGACCGAACAGTTTGAttagttgaaatttttttatgcttATTATATTCATGAATTATAGGAGATTTGGGTTTGTAGTAGTTTCTTTGATGTAAATCacctaaatgaaaattttttgatCGCCAATTGACTACATTAACTTGGCCGGATACAAGTTATACATCTGAATGGTTCAGTCATTAATTTGTTCCTTTAAGTTGCACTTGCAGATGCAGGCAATTTATGGGAAATGGTCCAAAAAGAAGTATTTATAAGACAATATTTATTGAGTATGGGTTTGAAACATTAATCATGTTGCGAAGGGATCTATTTTTCTTTATGATGCTATAATCTTTGTAGGATATACTCGATGGGTTACCAATTTATGTATGCGGTCTGTTTCAAGGGACTTCCTATACAATTCTGCGTCTGTTACTTGCTCCACTGCATGGATAGGATCACAGCTGTGACACATGTTTGATTaacatttcctttcttttttggggcaCTTGCAACAATTTACCATCCATACAAACACCcaaccccccctccccaaaaaaaaaaaagagaaggtgaAGCCAGGATTTGATCTTCTTGTCACCAAGTCCATATCAGCATGCTAGGCTGGCTCCTTCAGCTTTCCTTGAGTTTCTCAATCCACACAGTAAAGGGGATCCGGATAAAGACTTCTTGCtttttctgtttgatttttATCTGATATCTAATTAGGAAACAGCTTCTCCATGGAGGGGGGTAATGCtgttgtgtacattatgactctTCCCAGACCcccagtagcgggagcctcatgcactaggtatACCCTTTTTATGGTTTTTCATTGATCAGACTTTTTGAATGTGTCGGCTTTTACTTGTGTGAAATACCTctcctccccacccccacccccaccaaaaaaaaaaaaaaNNNNNNNNNNNNNNNNNNNNaaaaaaaaaaaacttgtggcATAGGTACGCAGGATTTATTCGTTCCTTGCCTTTTATTTATGGCCCTTGAGGTTTGGTTTGCTTAGGTTAGTTTACCTTGTTTCTTATGTAACTTCCCTAAACAGCATACATGTGTGTATTTGTTTCAGGGCAGCAGAAAAAGTGAAGCATaaggaattggaatctcaagtTCCTTGAAAAGATGTACACAAGGACAAGCACTAGTATTTCGTAGTGACAGACATCTTCATTTTGGTTTTATGTATGATGTAGCTTGACCAATATCATGCTAGGCTCTAAACATGCACAAAGATTTGTCGTGCGTTCACGTGCTTTAAACGATTACGTTTTCTACTTTTCTACTTCTGAttaattcagtttttttttttttttttttttttttttttttataaagattAATCAAGGTTGAAGAAATAAATAGGAGGAAAGAACGGAAGCTTACATTCTCGAGTCTCCAATACACGAACGCTTTATGTTGGGCTATTGGCGAACCCTCAAAATATTTATTATCCTTTACTTATTTGGGTAGGTTGGTGGGTTTTGATACCAACTAACCAATCATGTATAGAGAACCCAGTAAACCAAGTacgaggtttttatttttttcatttaatttttgttttgttttagcTTTCTATTATTATGTTTATAACAAGCCTCATGTGAGGAGAAATAGGGTTGATGTATTCTGAGACTATCTTCACTTCATGTAATGAAATAGAAGCTTGGAGCCAAAATTAGTGAAACACAGTAGAAGAGATGCATTACCAAAGCTTGGCAAAATGTCTCATGTATACCTGCAACGTGGAAGTCAAACTAACATTCAAGTTTGGTACAGATGATGATCGCACCTTTCCATTCTAATTTTCAACTGGATCCTGAGTTTCATACAAAGAGGTCCAAATTGGTTGGAAAGGTCAAGACAAGAGTTATTGAGCATAAAACACATGGAAGTCAAAATACTGTTAAGGTTTGAACACCATGTCTTGTGATGTACCAAATTCAGGAGGAAACCTACGGCTGGAAATTGCAATAGTAGAATTCATCTGATACTATAATACTAAATTCATGTAGAAACAAGTATCAAACTCTTACAATCGACTTCCAATTACTCCAGCTCCAGTTGGTACCAATGCTGTTTCAGGGACCAAGATACTTGGCTTCTGAAGGATCTAGTGTCCCAAGGATTTCCTAGTATGCAAAAGCATGAAACACACTGAGCTATAAACGTGCAGAAAACATTTAGAATATTGACTTTGTATGTCATCTCTGTTCATGATGGTAGAACCACGTCCAATTTCCCCAAAGCAAAACATCCCTGCCAAAGGGGCCCCAGGGAAGTTCTCCAAAAATACTGAGCTATCAACATGTTGGCGCCCAAAAAAGGACTCACCACGGCCATAACAAGAGAAGATGAGACCTCCACAAACTTCCTTCTTATCACCACTGGCAATGGCCCCACTCACAATATGGCAACCTTTCGACCCCCAATCCTGCTTTAAATTCCTAAATTTCTCGTAGACGCTATCACGTATTGTTAAAGCAGCTTCAGGATTTGGATGGTAAAAACAGAAGGAATCTCCAGTTTTGATTCCATCACCTTTGACATAAAGGTACTCTTCATCTGCACTGTGAAGACCAAAAAATAGCAATTTAAACATCAATAAAGGAAGACATGACTTTTTAATTGAGATCATTTGACAGGCATCGATCaacaagtaaaataaataacaCAGAAACTGATCCAATCTTTTAGGAACCAATTATATTCAATTGAGATCACATGGTATCAAGGAAGATCATAGACAAACGTTTTTAGACAAaacttcaatatatatatatatatatatatgtgcttGGAACTATAATGGAAAATTTTGCAAGTTCTAAGATTTTTCCAGCTTGGAATGCAGTTTCCACAAAATTTCTCATCTAAACCTGCCTCAAATTATAGATTGAAGTAATCTACATaattatttacccaaaaaaaaggtactccacataattatataatttcCCAGAAAAAGCAGCAGCTTCCCCTAGACCTCCTCTTATTGGTGGGGGGGGgagggtggagagagagaataatgatATAAATTATTCAATTGAATTTAGAAGGCATTACAACAACACATGGATAAGTCAGTTTGgtctcaaaaatcaaaatttaagcCATGACTAGACAAtgacatggacatctcaaataAATTTGGGTGCTAACTGAATTGCCAAATGGTAGTTATAGCTAATGTTGGAACACCTACCAAGGTGCAGTGTGCCAAGGTGATTGGAAACAGAGATTTTGCTTTTTCAGAATGGAACAAAGGAATGCCATAAACATTGAAACACAAACCAAAAAAGACTGCAAAGTAAATGCATATTTCCCTCAAGTTGGCAAATAATGCAACACTGGATATAGATTAAAGACATATGACACGAAGTCTGGTATCTTACCCTTCAATTTCATGAAATGCCAAGGATGAAACAAACCTCGCTTTCTCTGAGCCaatgaaacattttcttcttctcgtaACTCCAATGTAGAAATCATCACATGAAATATCACTTTGGATCTGTCATGAACAAATCATACTTAGATGCACCCAAGCCTCTTAATGGAAACAGTGTAAAAACACCAGCTTTCCCCTGATTTAATAAGATTTTAAAAGGGTGAATATATACTTTTGAAGTTTTAAGTATGGTGAGATGCCATCGGTGAGAAGCCGTGAGTGAGAGACCCATCCCTataccttctttccttcttctctacttgtttattcttctgctcttattttatttttctgtgatTCAACCTATTCCTGAGAAGCATTCGAAGGCATGTTACTGCCATTGAAAGTTACTGTTGGGGACAGCCTATTGATCCTGCCATCAGATTATTGGAATCCTACTACCTACCACTAGGAATTCTGATATCTTAGATTTTCTTATTTGATATCCATTTCCAATTACTGACCTCTGCCATACTTCTTTACTCAGATTATTGTTCTGGAAACTGTGTTGGGTTTCCCTATGTTGCTGCTAGATCATATTTATTTGCTGCTTAAATCCTTCCAGTTATTGCAGAAATCGGATCTTAGTtggaaagtcccatctcaaatACAATACTGCAGAAAATCAAGATCAGACCCCTTCGACAAGATCAACTTTTGATATTATGATCCAATATCTAAATATAGTGCTCTATTGAAATTTGATTTCAATtgtcacccaaaaaaaaaaaaaaaaatttgattcaaatGTGAAGTCCAGATCACTGTTTTATCACCTATTAATTCTGGTCCTCATTTATTCACCGGTTCTAATCTTCAACTGAATTTCTGAACCTACTCCCTTGGGCTTTCTAGAAACTCATCAAAGGGTTACACAAAACATACCACTAGTCTAGAGCATAATGATTCAGCCAAAATTCTCAATCCAGGGGAATAGCAAGTACCTCATCATCAATATCATCTAGAATTCTTCGACCATCAAACTTCTCCTTGGACCCTTCTCTTCTCGCGGTAAGCCATGTAGATTCTTTATCTTTCGTTACTCTAACTGAAGCCCCCTTATATGTGGAACCCACAGGGGACATACCAGTTAACAATGCAAGATGGAAGTGAATTTCCCCACCATCTGCTTAATTGAAATACATGCATAAGATTTACTAAAGAGGAAAATGAGAGCAATACAAAACT
This window encodes:
- the LOC122081710 gene encoding uncharacterized protein LOC122081710 isoform X2 yields the protein MALTNFILTVAGVGAVVLLFRGDVKHSAATFRRNVRQIRQWLEEESSASTSKAAEKVKHKELESQVP
- the LOC122081710 gene encoding uncharacterized protein LOC122081710 isoform X1, with translation MALTNFILTVAGVGAVVLLFRGDVKHSAATFRRNVRQIRQWLEEESSASTSKERGSNYLLVSLFCLISRVVIAWENAADYSTSFKLPSFQIWLSKGSTFGI